From a region of the Arvicanthis niloticus isolate mArvNil1 chromosome 6, mArvNil1.pat.X, whole genome shotgun sequence genome:
- the LOC117710483 gene encoding nucleoside diphosphate kinase B isoform X1 — protein sequence MANLERTFIAIKPDGVQRGLIGEIIKRFEQKGFRLVAMKFLRASEEHLKQHYIDLKDRPFFPGLVKYMNSGPVVAMVWEGLNVVKTGRVMLGETNPADSKPGTIRGDFCIQVGRNIIHGSDSVESAEKEIRLWFKPEELIDYKPCAHDWVYE from the exons ATGGCCAACCTCGAGCGTACCTTCATTGCCATCAAGCCAGATGGCGTGCAGCGCGGTCTGATCGGGGAGATCATCAAGCGATTCGAGCAGAAGGGGTTCCGCCTGGTGGCCATGAAGTTCCTTCGG GCTTCTGAGGAGCATCTAAAGCAGCACTACATTGACCTGAAAGACCGTCCTTTCTTCCCGGGGCTGGTGAAGTACATGAACTCAGGGCCCGTGGTGGCCATG GTCTGGGAGGGGCTCAATGTGGTGAAAACAGGCCGAGTGATGCTGGGAGAGACCAATCCAGCTGATTCTAAACCAGGCACCATTCGTGGGGATTTCTGCATTCAAGTTGGCAG GAACATCATTCATGGCAGTGATTCAGTGGAGAGTGCTGAGAAAGAGATCCGTCTGTGGTTTAAGCCGGAAGAACTGATTGACTACAAGCCTTGTGCCCACGACTGGGTGTATGAGTAG